CGGGTCGTATCAGCAGCCTCGGCCTGTTCCGTGAAGAGGGCATCACCACCCTGACCGTGCAGATCGAAAAAGACGGTGACACCCTGGCATTGGTGCCAGCGGGTGAACGTGGCACTTCCGGCCTGGTGGTCGCTGGTACCAAGCGTCACATGATCCCTTTCAACACCGTGCACTTGCCGGAACGTTTCACCATCAAGGCGGACGAGATTCAGGGCATCCGTGCCTTCGGTACCCGCAGCGAGCTGCAAGCCGTGCAGGATGTGGTTAACCGGCGTCTGTCCAAGGCCCGCCGTCAGTTGGATGCGACCCACGAATTCCAGCGCATGGGGGCTTTGAACGGTCAGATCCTGGATGCCGATGGCACCACGGTCCTGCTCGATCTCTACAAGACTTTTGGCGTGACACGTAAAAAACAGTCTATGGGTCTGAACGACCAAGCGACTGATTTGCGTGTGCGCTGCTCTGAGGCTCTGGACTTGCAGGAGGATGCACTGGGTAGCATCACCAGCACTGGCTCTCGCGCATTCTGCGGCAA
This genomic stretch from Pseudomonas deceptionensis harbors:
- a CDS encoding major capsid protein translates to MADIAIFEDDAFSVSSLTAALNDQEYLPGRISSLGLFREEGITTLTVQIEKDGDTLALVPAGERGTSGLVVAGTKRHMIPFNTVHLPERFTIKADEIQGIRAFGTRSELQAVQDVVNRRLSKARRQLDATHEFQRMGALNGQILDADGTTVLLDLYKTFGVTRKKQSMGLNDQATDLRVRCSEALDLQEDALGSITSTGSRAFCGKNFWNKLVSHTSVKETYLNTMQAASLRGDARESFEFGGIVWERYRGKVAGVSFIHDDKALLIPEGVPDLYISVFAPADYMETVNTQGIPYYSKIEPLPFNKGMAGEAQSNPLHMCTRPLAQILLEL